Genomic segment of Triticum aestivum cultivar Chinese Spring chromosome 6A, IWGSC CS RefSeq v2.1, whole genome shotgun sequence:
CCACTGTTCTTCTTGGTTCCATAATTTTGGATCTTATGTGGCATAAGTACTTCCCTGGTAGTTTGTGAGGTTCACTGAAAAACCTGTCAAGAAGGGATGATACAATATTTTGCTTAATTTAGAAGATCTTTTCATTGTTTAAATTGCCATCGTTACAACATGTGTGTGCCGTAATGTTGTTTACCATTGGAGGTTTACTTTCTTCAAGTAtgagaatttgaaaaaaaaaactttaCTTCTATAGTTAATAGCGTTGAGCTCAGAAAGCAAGATGTCTCGAAATCACATCATTTGTTagtcagtactccctccgtaaactaatataagagcgtttagaatactaaagtagtgatctaaacgctcttatattagtttacagagggagtactaaattgACTTAATGCATAATTGCACCCTACTTGTTGGTTAGCTCACTTGTTCTACTTTAAAAATCTATGTTTTTTTATGTTAATGTGGTCTTTGCTCCTTGATTATGCCCAGGTACCGTTAGGATGTGTTACTCCGTTTGCGCTATTCAATGAGTCCGCGAGGTATGGTAGCTTGCTTTGACTGTACCATTCCCTCTCCCTCTGCTAGCCATAATCTTGTTTCTACTTTCAAGCCATAATTTTGACAGATTGATGGGGATAGTGAGAGCTGTCCAATTCCCGCTTCCCTAAACAGTAAATGGTTCATCGCTATGATGGTCCGTGCCATTATGTCATCATGAGCATGGCAGACCTTTCTACTCCATTCCCCATGGTTAAGTTTGAATATTAGAAACCTGCTGAAATATTTAAAGCCATATGCAAGCTTATTTCAATGTGCtttgatttttgtgtgttcactTACTGTTTGATAGGTATCTTTATTTTTATTGCACTCCCAAGTATAATATGTTGTTACTGATTCATGCAATTTATGGCAGTGCCGTCTCATTATTACTGGACCAAGGGTTCAAGTCTAAACAGAGCTGCTACTTCCATCCACTGACAAATGATGTGACTATTGGTATGACAGATACTACCATCACTTCCTTCACTTAAAATGTTTCATCGCTTTCATGTATTATTGTTAATAAATACATACTATAGTTACTGAATCACACACTGTTGTGTTGCCTTCCCATGATGCACACTTGTGCGAAGGTTGCACAGATGATGTTTCTTTACCTGGCTAATATTATGCGCTCTGCAAACAATTAAGGGACACTTGACACCGAAATCTTTTATTTATGCACTTGCTAATTCCTGATTACTTCATCTCAGCCCTCAGTTCAAGCAACCTGGACAAGTTTCTCCTCTCCATTGGGAAGCAACCAGCTTATGTAGACTTGGAGGTAATCTTTGGATCATCAGTCTATGATTTCTTAGAAATAATTGAGAGCGACTAACATTATTGTTTTGGTTCAGGCCTCACCAGTGGTAGGTAAAGATAATCCCCCTGATCTAGCAGATCTTGTGCCTTCTGGTGCATTCTGTTCCTCAGAAGAATCAGTTGAGAATCCGACTCCTAAAGATGCTCCTCAAGTCAACGTACCCAAAGAGAAAACATGTCTACCAGGTGAGTATTGACATGTAACATCTTCCTCATTGTACCTGGCCTGTTGGTCATCTTGCTATGCCTGCCGTTGATTGGTGTGGTTGTTAATGAGTGCGAGCAAAGCATTTCtgtagcatgtactccctccgttcggaattacttgtcgcagaaatgaatgtatctagatgtattttagttctagatacatccatatccgagacaagtaattccgaacggaggaagtactaaaaAATAACATGGAGAAACGTAATGGTGCTGTGTAGTATTGTGATGTAACATCTTCGTCATTGTACTCACTCATTTTTGCAGTTTCAGTTTTATGGTGTTCTATTGAATCAACCAAATTTATTTGACCTGGCCTGTTGGTCATCTTGCTATGGAGATACGTGATGGTACTGTGTAGCACAAGTATCATAGTTAGTCATGCTGGGAAATCTGAAGTTCTGAACTATGCCCAAGTCATGTTGGGAAATCTGAAGTTCTGAACTATGCCTAAGAGCATGACATAAAAAAAAAGAATGAACAAACACTTGATATGGCTGTAGAACTAGGGTTGAGAGCTGCCAAGACAATGTTTGTTGCTGCCATCAGAGCAAACAAGCACCCTGTTTGTCATAGACCATTGTCTGGCTACCAGCAAGAGAATACACCACCTGTTACACATTTTTTATCAGGATAGAGACAAACCAACAGTAGCATGTCAATTATAATTTTCTAGGATGGGAATATTGAATACTGTACAGGGAGTAAACATCATTTTTCGTTCCTTGTTGTTTATCCAAGCTTTTAGACATCCATTATGTATTTATAAGCTTTATGGAGCTTTTCAAGTTTCAACTTTCAACGGTAAATATGACATGGCATGTTCTTCATCAGAAGTGAAGGCTAAGCCCAAAGTTCAGAAGAAGGGGGCAGAAAGTTCAGAGAGTAAAGTTCCTACTAATAATGGCGCAAATGTTGAGATATTTGCAAGTGATGTGCTTGAGGTCATCTTCCCATTGTTCCTGTCTGAGGTAATCTAGTGACCTTACCATGTTAGTTTTCGTATATGATGCCTGCCCCTTGTGTTGATAAGTATTCTCTTGCAGGCATCAAAGAAATTGAATATTAAACAGGAAGAGCTTACTCAAATTTTAAAATTAGATGACTTTAAACGACGAGCTGCTCCAGATCTGGAGAGTGTAACGGTTAGTTTCTCTTGTGATATTTGTTAGTAGTTAGCAATTCTTAGTAATATCTTGAAGCAAGCATAGAGTAGAGAAAATTGAATCTCCTGGTAGAAATACATCTCATTATGCTTTTTCCATGGAAAAATCCCAATGTTAGCTTGAAAGCCTCACTCATGCCCAAGTTACCTCCGTCCTTGTGCAGTTGTGCTAAAAGGCTATATGATGAATTAACCTGGAATCTCCTCGAGACCTGTGAACATTTGCAGTGATCTGCTGATCTAAGATTAACCTCCTGGTGTCTGAATTGTATTTGTGAAAATTAGCTCATTTGGTGTCGCAAGATAAAATTAGCTCCCCTTGCTTGTATGATTTTGTGGTAGTATTATTGCAGTTTAGATTTTGATTAACCTGATCCAGAATGCTAATTTGCCCCTAtataatacttcctccgtccggaattgCATGGCGCTCAACTGGATGtgtctagacgtattttagtgctagatacatccgctTGAGCGTcaagtaattccggatggagggagtgtAACAAATAAACAGGGGAGGTCGATATTTGGTGCATAATGTATACGTTGCTACGGCAAATGTCTAATGCAAATGTTTTTAATGCAGAATATGTTCAAAAACGCAGCATACACTGCAGGATTTCATGCTGGCTTTGATACCATGCTCAAGTCGGGTTTAGGTGGGATGCCCTCCCGGAAATAGTCGGTTACATTGATATAGGAGACAGTGAGCTGATTCAGTCGATTTTTGTATGCCCCTCGGAGTAAAATCAAACCATACCATACATACTTATTATGTTGAATGATTCGATCGAATGTATCACCTTAAGCCTTTGTGATAgttcttttcttttggatttgctCAATTGCTTTCACGTATTGCTTTGAGATTGCTGCGCAGATTGCTTCAGCCGCTAGATAAATCCGCTCAACTGAGCTAAAAATGAAAATCACAACTCTTTGTATCGTTTACATTGTGGGTGGCACGATTACATTTTGGCCGTTCTTTGCACTATTACATTCTCCTATTTTATTTCCAGTGTGCTCTGCTTCTCCGGTACATCCACCATTGCCGTTGAAATATTTACAGCGGCTGTCATGCTTTACCTGCCAGTAACAGCCAACAAAATGTCAAGTCAGTAAGCGCGTATTTGCAGGGGCAGTGTTCTGATGAGTTGCAAGCACGGCATCGATCAGATGACTTAACTGAGCAAACAGGTTCAGGTTGTCTTTGGCGTAGGGACTGGCATCCCGGCTGGAAACGGCTAGAGGAGAAACAGAGAGCGCCACCACGCGTAGAAAGCTGAAAGAAAAATTCAGAAGAAAACAACTTAAAACAAGCATGCTGTTATATAGTCCAACAAAGAAAGTCAAGAATGCAAATAAACTCGTTATCTGTTCTTCCATTGATTATTATTACTAGGAGTACATTAGAGTTGTCAGTTATCACAGTATAGGTCTTGTTAggcgaagaaggagaagaagaaaacgcAAGTGGCGACGAGAACGAAAGACTGGAGGGCCGACAGGTCATTACCGCCGGCGTCGCCATCCTCGGGCCTGCCGTGTCCGCGCCGGCCGTACTCCCACCCGTCGTCCGCGTCCTCCGTCCCGCGCGCCGGCACCATCCACGACAACGGCCCCCACCTCACCGTCGTCGCCGGCTCCCTCTCCCTGTCTCTGTTTCTTGCACCGTTGCTGCCGCTGGGGCGACGTGTGCTGGAGGCGGCGCCGGTGCCGGGCAGCTTGAAGCGGCAGACGGGGCACGAGTTGTGGAGGCGGAGCCAGGGCACGATGCAGTCCGAGTGGTACACGTGCTTGCACGGCAGCTgccgcgccgcctccccgagctcgaaCTCCTCCTTGCACACGGGGCACTGCGACCCGCCGTCGTCCGACAGGTGCTGCGCGGCGATCCGCACCGTCGGGAGCGAGTCGATGGCCGACGTGGGGGCCGGCGCCGGGCCCGGCCGGTCGTTCTGGGTCAGCTCCTCCACCAGGCGGTTGAGGTCGCCCCCCGTGAAGTAGTCCCCCGGGTCGATGGCCGGGGGCGTGGCCGGCCGCCGCGccaccggcgccggcggcggggagggCATGCGCCGGCGAGGCGGGGGCGTCGGGGCCGGCGCATGGACCCGCGTCGGCTCCCGCACCGGCGGAGGCAGCTGCCGGAACGGGCGCCCGGGCACCGTGGGCGCGGCGCCGTACACGACCCACCGGCGCGGGTTCCCGTCGTGGTAGTGCGGGTGCGGGTACGGGTGCGGCGCGAAGTGGTGCGGGAAGTAGCCCGGCGGGGGGAgcgctgggcgcggcggcgggtcGATCTCGTGGAGGAAGCGGCCGTAGCAGCGCGGGCAGAAGACGTCGGTGGCCGGGTAGGAGATGATGCGGAGCGCCCGCGCGCACTCGTAGCACCAGTACATGCGGCACGTCCGCTGCCGCGCCTgccccccgccaccgccgccgtacaCAGGCATCATCGTCCCGCTAGGTTGAGTGCTGGCAAGGTCTTGGGAAGTTGACAGACCGCGTCGTCGGAGTGCATGGAGCAGGAGGATTGCATGGTTTTAAAGGAAGGCACTGCGAGAGATCGTGACACGGGCGGGAATTAAAGGATGGCTTTGCGGGGAGAAGAAAGCGATTCCGCGGCGATTGCCACTTTGCTTTGGCTGGTGGTGTGCAAGCGAGGCTGTGCTGTGGCTTGTGCGTGGTGCAAACCTCGGGGAGGGGGAGCTGGTTGTGGTTGCTTGCCGGccaggaggaagaggaggatgaagggcggagcgaggaggtggcggtggcggtggcgggaaGTAACTGTGGACGGCTCGGTTTGGGGCgtggaggaggggaaggaaggaaacGCCGAGAGCAACCGAGCGAGCTCGCGCCCGCTCTGCTGAAACAGGCTAGGATGGGCTGAAGCCCAGAAATGGCTCTAGCCTTTGGGCCACCGCGGGAGGAGTGCCACGAATTACCGTATCAGGTTGCtaaaaaatagaaaggaaaaagACAACCGGATAAGGATCATAGTTTTAAAAAACAGACCGGACCACCGGTCGGACCAGAAAAATCCGGAACCGGCGGCCTCAGCGGTTTTATAAGCTAATAAGACAGTTATGCAAACATATGGACAAAACCGGTTGATCCAGCTGTTTTTTTGGAGTCATGTGTGTTTAAATTATGGCTTGGTAATCGTATTTCACGGAGAGTAATTGAACCAATCATGGTATCAAATAATTCTGTATTTGTTGGTCTATGGAATTTCTTAAACGCAAATGTTGTATGATACCTTTCTTGTGTGAAATTTGTTCTCGAATCATTGATTGGTCCACAAAATTATGGTATTGATTAATTATTCACCGTCTGTTCaataaaattgcataaacatgATTATCATATGGCATGTCTATGTTTTGAAGATTGTATTTGTatcatttatttaattatttacctACATTGTTGCCCGTTGCAACAACCACCATTTTACTAGTCCATTGTTTTTTATAGAGAAAAGTACATTTTCATCCCTCAACTTTACTGATAGTCTATAAATTGTCCCTCAACTCCAATACAAGGAAAACCAAGCCCCTCGTCTATCGAAACAATCTAATTTTCATCCTTTGAGTTATTACGGTTGGTTTTTGCGCCGACATTTTTTTGACTGTTAACCGTCTACTTTTCATCCCTTGGGCTATTACAGATGGTTTTTGTGCCGACATGGTTTTGACCATTAATCGTCTACTTTTCATTTCTTGGTCTATTACAGATGTTTTTTGTGCCAACATGGTTTTGACGGGTAACCATCTACTTTCCCAAAATGTGAAAATCATGTCAACACCCCAAAATGATGAGCAATGGCCTACGAAACGGGACAAACTCAAACAAAACTGCAAGCCCGACGACCTCCCCATAAGCGCACCCCGCCCCAAAGCGAGGAGAAATAGCCTATGAAACGGGTCAAAGAGGATTCCCATGGTATAATTTTTGAAGCATATAGttttattttattagttaaatttatagtcagaTGGAAGGAGTAACTATTTGTTTCTTTTTTCGGTGAAACTGCATGTGTGCTTctttaaatgaaaataaataaataaatgacgGGTCAAAGTAGCAAATTCAATGAGCCATTATAACAAGTGTGAAGCACAAAAAATATTACAAGGTAAACACCCATTAAAGGGACGCGAAGTATCTTAGCTCGAGCTCAAATAAGCTCAAGTGAACAGTAAAATCCGAATTGTTATTTTTTTTCTCAAATACGCACAAACATGCATATCATTTATTATAGAAGAGAGGGAAAGACTCCCCAAAGTGTTCATCTGTACAGATATTTACAGTTAGGCTTTGCCTAACTCCACCCAACTCACGCATCTAACTACTCAGGAGCCACCCACGGTAAGCCCTCCGTCTCTTGGATCAGGCCAGCCTTCACCCACCAGCTTCCCTCCTCTTTGATCTGTCTAATGCAGGTCGCTACAGACGGCGTTGCTCTGTTGAAAACGACATTGCTGCGGTGTTTCCATATCATCCACATGCCAACTAGGCATTTAGCGCGTGTGGGTTTCCGGTGCTGTCGGTCTTGCTCCTGCCTGATGCACCACTCCTCCAACGATTCGTCTATCCTAGGGGCGAAGCCTTGTCTACCAGTACCCTCCACGAACCAATGCCACACCCGTCGTGCGAATGCACAGTTGATTAGTAGATGTtgtatggtcttctcctcttgatcGCAAAGCGGGCATGCATCTTGGTGTGGGAGCCCTCATCGCGCGAGTCTATCCGATGCCCAACATCGATTCTTGAAGGCAAGCCAAGCGTACAATCGACACTTGAGGGGGGCTCGCGATTGCGAAGTGAAGGGCACCGTCGGCGAGGCCTCCAATCCCATGAACCTTGCGCCATAAGCAAAACGTGCCGAGAACTGTCCATGCTTCTCCCAACCCCAGCGCACCGTCTCCTCAGAGTCCTCCATGAGATGGAGTGTAGATATCTTGTGCCATAGTCTTAGGAATTCCTCGAGCTCACCAGCTGTGAGGTCCGGTCCGACGTCCCTGGCCCATGTATGGTTACTTCGCTGCCAGAATAGTCCGTGTCCTTCGCGTACGCCTCGAGACCCTCTCATATACTGCCGGAGCAAGCTCACATATTCTCTGCCCATCGATCCATCTTTCCTCCCAGAATAAAGCGGTCCTGCCATTTCCCACTATGACATGAGTTGCTGCGCGGAATAGGGCCATGGATTCCTTCGGCACCGGTATGTTGAACTCTGCCCACGACCTAAAGCTGTCTGATCTTTGCAGCCATGGCCATCTCGCCCGTAGTGCCTTGTTGAGCCAATGTAGGTTCAGAATGCCGAGGCCACCTGCCCACTTTGGCGTACACACCAAGTTCCATGCCACTGCACAGTGTCCACCATTCGCCTCTTGTTTCCCACACCACAAGAATCCTCGACAGATTTTGACAAGGGCCGTTAGCGTCTTTGGTGGCAAATCCAGTGCAAGCATCGAGTGGATCGGGATGGAGCATAGCATGGATGTAATTAGGATGAGCCAACCACTTTTGGGCATCATGGCCGCCTTCCAGTTTGGCAAGCATGTTGCAAGTTGGTCCACAATCCTTTGAAGCTATTCTGCCATCTGTTTCCTCAGAGTTAGTGGCAAGCCCAAGTAGGCTTGAGGGTTGGGGCGGGGTGGGTGCTCGGGCAGGCGGCGCCGGCGCCTCCCTCCCCCGGCTATCCGTCCATACGCCTTGGGagccctccgccaccacctcctctgaGTGGCACTACTCGGGAGGAGGTTATTGCCTTTGGTGGGATCCCCGACCTGGTATCTATGGGGCGACGGGTTAGTTCTCGTCTCCAGGACCAcccggaggttgatgacatgcagcaaAGGTGCGCTATGAGGCCGGCCAAGCTTTGTGACATTGAGGTCACCACCGGAATGTCCGTCAACTTGTCCAATTCTATTTTGCATTTTTCAAAGGATgagattataaataatgcaaaccaattaggagtttcgcTAGGGAGTACTAATAGTGAAATCTCCAACTCGGTTAATGATCTCCTTGATTTGGAAGCGGAACGCGCTTTAGAAACTATTCGAAACCTAGCAGCAGTAAGcaaagttttaaatagcgggctatagCTGCGCTATAGTCCAGCTATAGCGTTTTTGGACCCTCCCCGCTACAGCTAGGTCAATTTAGGGCCGGCCAAGAAAGCCCGCTAATAGTGCCGCTATTGCCAATAGCGCTATGAAAATTTAGCGTTTAGCATTTTTTTCCTGCGATCCCGGCCCAAAATTTCAGCCCAAATTGGAAATCGCACGCGTGAAGCCCCCTCGTGTCCCTTTTACCCTAACCACCATCCGCACTCCTACCCTCCCGTATCCCTTTTCCTCCCCAAAATATCTGCTATGGAGGCTAGCGGCGGTGGCAACTAAGCAGGGACGGCGATGGCTCATTGACTCCCCCTCTCCCAGCGACGCCCCCTTTGCCGGCGAACCCCTCCTCGCGGGGACGCCTGCTTCTCCCAGCGGCGGCTTCTCTCCCGAGTGCGCACGACCTCGACACCTCCTTCTCTGACGGCCCTTTCCCAGTGACGCCCCCTCTTCAGCCATCTTCTCCAAGCAGCAACGTCCTAGCCTGCAATGAGTCAGCAGACCCCATCGACATGCAATTTCTATCCTCAAATCTGTCCTTTTTTCTACTCTTCTTCAAGCTTCATTGTAATGGGATCTCTGTTATATGCAAAATATTGGCTATATACTTATATGTGCGTGCTTGCTTGTTGTCCGAGAAATTTCTGAATCTCTAAACTTGGAGTGACAATGAAGACTAAGAAAACAAATACTCATAGCTTGTGAATGTATACGAATTCCATCCTAGGTTTATCTAGTTTTGGGAAATCATATATGCACTGAATCTCTGAATATATTAAATGTTGATTTACCTAGAGAGTTGTTTGTGCCCCCTGTGTAGAGTTTGTACTTTGTAGTAGATTAAACATTATTGTTTCAGTGCGGCTGATGCTATGTTTGATTTCTATTCTGCCTAACttaattttgttttttttgtttcatAGGTGCAGGTATCTCAAGCACAGCCTCCGTACCACAAACAGCAGCAGCTCGTGCTGTTGCATCAAATGGTGCTGCACGGAAGTACTGTACCATGCCAGATCCTAATAGAACATACGCTCTGCAATGCATTTTCTGTGACAAGATATTAACTAGCGGCGTAACAAGGGTAAAGTATCACCTTGCTGGCATTAAGAAGTGCATTGCTACACCATGCCAGAAGGTTCCTCAGGATGTGAAGGAGGAGATGAAGGTTTTGCTCCTAAAGAGTAATGATGCGAAGGATAAGAAAATCACAGAATTGGAAAAGATAAGAAGTTCAGTTAACTTAGATCACTCGGAGGGAGAAGAGGAGAGTGATGACGACAGTGACAATGATATTGTGTTGTCAACACAAAGCAGAAGCAGATCCCAAGGTGGCCCTATGGACAAGTTCTGCATGTCAAGTGTAGAAGAATGTGTCAAGAGGAATCAAGGGCAAACTCTTAGCATAAAGGTTCAATCAAAGTTGTCATCTCAGAAGACAGAAGAGAGGAAGAATAGAGCTTGTGGGTACATCTGTCAGTTTTTCTATGAAGCTGGCATTCCACACAACACTGTGACACTTCCTAGCTTTGCGAGTATGCTTGTGGCCATTGGACGTTTTGGCAAGGACCTTCAAGGACCTAGTGCCTATGAGATGAGTGGCCCATTCCTGCAGAAAATAAAGAAGAAGGTGCTTGACTCATTCAAGAACCATAAGAAAGCATGGGAGCAGACAGGTTGTACGGTAATGACCGATGCATATACAGATAAGAAAGTCAGAGGAGTAATGAACCTAGTTGTTCACAGCGCACATGGGGTCTTATTTACGGATTCGGTTGATTGCTCGGATGTCAAAAAATGGGAAATACATCTATGAGCTTGTAGACAGGTGTATTGAAGATATAGTGCCGGAAAAGGTTGTCCAAGTGGTGACTCGCAATGCTAGTGTTAATACAGCAGCTGCAAGTCTAATGAAAGCAAAGAGACCAAACATTTTTTGGTCTGGATGTGCAGCCCATTGTATTGATCTCATGTTGGAAGATATTGGGAAGCTGACTCTAGTTGAGAAAACAATTGTCCAAGCTAGGCAAGTTACCGTGTTCTTGTATGCTCATACGAGGGTTTTGGCTTTGATGAGGAAAACACTTGGAAGAGACTTGGTCCGTGCTGGTGTTACTAGATTTGCCACGGCTTATCTGAATCTAAAAAGTTTGCAAGATAACAAGAAGGAGTTGCTTAAACTATTCAGATCAGAGGAGCTAAATGACATGGGGTACTTAAAGAAGGACAAGGGTAAGAAGGCTCTAAAAGTTGTGCAAACTGATTCCTTTTGGAAAGGTGTTGACACTGCTGTCAATTTCTTTGAGCCAATGGCTAATGTGCTGAGAAGGATGGATAGTGATGTGCCAGTGATGGGAATCTTCCATGGTTGTATGCTAGATGCAAAAAAGGAAATCTCTTTGAGATTTGACAATGATGAGAGTCGTTTCAAAGCTGTTATAGATATCATTGACAAGAGGTGGGACAACAAACTCAAGACGCCACTACATTTGGCTGGGTACTTTCTCAATCCCTACTATTACTATCCAAACAAGAATGCAATTGAGAATGATGGATCATTCAGAGCAGCCATCATCCATTGCATTACAAGGATGATTCAAGATGAGACGTTGCAAGAGGAGATTATGGATGAACTCAACATgtatgaagaagaggctcaatctTTTGGAACAGACATTGCCACACGACAGAGAAGAAACAAAATTTTTGATCCAGGTTAGTGCAATTTGTTTTAAACCAGTTTCAAACTTTCTTTGTTTCTCATTTTGTATATGTCTAAGTATATAACTAATAATCTGTGAATGACTTGATGCAATAAAATGGTGGTTGAATCATGGCACAAGCGCACCCCAAGCTGAAGAAATTGGTTAGAAAGATCCTCACATTGACATACAACTCCTCAGCTTGTGAGAGAAACTGGTCAACATTTGAACAAGTAAGAAAGGAAACTATAACTCTAGAACTGTACAAAATAGTTGATTTCTGTTCTCACATGTGACCATGTGTTCCTTGATTTCTTTTCACCTACACTCAATTTTCCTTCACTATGTAGGTTCATACAAAAAAACGTAACAGACTACTCAGTGATAGGTTGAGGGATCTTGTCTTTGTCAAATTCAACGCGAGGCTGCAGCATCAGAGAGAAAATAAGAACAGAGACCCCATAGAGAAGGTCACCAATTATATTCTGGAGGATGAAGACAATGAGTTCATTACTGGGATCGTTCCTGATGACAATGCCGGCGAACATTTAGGTAATGAAGCCCAAGCTCAACAAGAGACTTCAACATCACAAGcacaaggaagaaaaagaaagagaccTGCAGTAgccaacaagaagaggaagaagagcattCACTCTCTTCTTAATAGCATTGAAGAAGATCCCATGCTTTGTTCTTCCTCTTTGGAATCAGAAGATGATCAAGCTCGAGATGAGTCTAACTATGCCTCTGCTGATTCAGATTGATGCACTGCAATTGTATGGCGGTTTGTCTGTAGTTTGCCATCTTACTTTTGTTATGTGCAAGTCCTGCTAGTTGTTAGACTGAAATATGTGTAAGGTATGAGATATCTACTGTGCGAGTGTGCCTTTTGTTGTTATGTGCTGGACTGAACCTACTCCTGTGATGTGCAAGTTTGCCTTTTGTTGCTATGTACTATATTGAACCTTCTCCAGTTATATGGTGTGCTATTATCTTCTTCTTTTCATTATTTAGTAAAATAGCTAAATGAGGGCATAGCCCGCTATAGCTCTGCTATAGCCTTTTTTAGCTGCTGGTCGAGCCGCCGCTAAATGGcgtagcccgctatttaaaactttgGCAGTAAGAACTATGAATGACGCTGAGATTGATGCGTTGGGGTGAGAGTGCTTGATAATTTGTGTGCGGACCTTGCGCCATCCACTACTGAATCCAAGGAGGAGGAGGCTAGCCTAGAGGATGTAGTGAATAAACCGCCAgagcccggttatgaggaccggaTGGAGGACCATACCAAACCCAAACGTAAGTGGAAGCGGAAGGTGTATCCC
This window contains:
- the LOC123128566 gene encoding prolyl-tRNA synthetase associated domain-containing protein 1 isoform X2, with amino-acid sequence MGRTKDELLARLEELKIDFKRYDHPVVLTVEEQAKHVGNFGGALTKNLLLKDKKHRLYIVSALADTKVDMKILSQRLGLGKGGVRMAPEENLCQVLQVPLGCVTPFALFNESASAVSLLLDQGFKSKQSCYFHPLTNDVTIALSSSNLDKFLLSIGKQPAYVDLEASPVVGKDNPPDLADLVPSGAFCSSEESVENPTPKDAPQVNVPKEKTCLPVKAKPKVQKKGAESSESKVPTNNGANVEIFASDVLEVIFPLFLSEASKKLNIKQEELTQILKLDDFKRRAAPDLESVTNMFKNAAYTAGFHAGFDTMLKSGLGGMPSRK
- the LOC123128566 gene encoding prolyl-tRNA synthetase associated domain-containing protein 1 isoform X1, encoding MGRTKDELLARLEELKIDFKRYDHPVVLTVEEQAKHVGNFGGALTKNLLLKDKKHRLYIVSALADTKVDMKILSQRLGLGKGGVRMAPEENLCQVLQVPLGCVTPFALFNESASAVSLLLDQGFKSKQSCYFHPLTNDVTIALSSSNLDKFLLSIGKQPAYVDLEASPVVGKDNPPDLADLVPSGAFCSSEESVENPTPKDAPQVNVPKEKTCLPEVKAKPKVQKKGAESSESKVPTNNGANVEIFASDVLEVIFPLFLSEASKKLNIKQEELTQILKLDDFKRRAAPDLESVTNMFKNAAYTAGFHAGFDTMLKSGLGGMPSRK
- the LOC123128564 gene encoding E3 ubiquitin-protein ligase RZF1, whose product is MMPVYGGGGGGQARQRTCRMYWCYECARALRIISYPATDVFCPRCYGRFLHEIDPPPRPALPPPGYFPHHFAPHPYPHPHYHDGNPRRWVVYGAAPTVPGRPFRQLPPPVREPTRVHAPAPTPPPRRRMPSPPPAPVARRPATPPAIDPGDYFTGGDLNRLVEELTQNDRPGPAPAPTSAIDSLPTVRIAAQHLSDDGGSQCPVCKEEFELGEAARQLPCKHVYHSDCIVPWLRLHNSCPVCRFKLPGTGAASSTRRPSGSNGARNRDREREPATTVRWGPLSWMVPARGTEDADDGWEYGRRGHGRPEDGDAGAFYAWWRSLFLL